Proteins co-encoded in one Gossypium arboreum isolate Shixiya-1 chromosome 11, ASM2569848v2, whole genome shotgun sequence genomic window:
- the LOC108471236 gene encoding nascent polypeptide-associated complex subunit beta-like isoform X2 codes for MNVERLQKMAGAVRTGGKGSMRRKKKAVHKTTTTDDKRLQSTLKRIGVNAIPAIEEVNIFKDDAVIQFLNPKVQASIAANTWVVSGSPQTKKLQDILPGIINQLDNLDNLRKLAEQFQKQAPAATGIGTGVTTTQEEEDEEVPDLVPGETFEAAAEEGEAVI; via the exons ATGAATGTGGAGAGGCTCCAGAAAATGGCTGGTGCAGTCCGCACTGGTGGGAAGGGTAGCATGAGAAG GAAGAAAAAGGCTGTCCACAAGACAACTACGACTGATGACAAACGGTTACAGAGCACCCTCAAGAGAATAGGAGTGAATGCGATTCCTGCAATTGAGGAAGTCAACATATTCAAGGATGACGCTGTTATCCAGTTTCTTAATCCAAAAG TTCAAGCTTCTATCGCTGCCAACACCTGGGTTGTTAGTGGTTCTCCTCAGACAAAGA AATTGCAGGATATTCTCCCTGGAATCATCAACCAGTTGG ATAATTTGGACAACTTAAGAAAATTGGCAGAGCAATTCCAGAAGCAGGCACCTGCTGCTACCGGTATTGGTACTGGTGTAACCACCACTCAAGAAGAGGAGGACGAGGAGGTACCAGATCTTGTACCTGGTGAGACCTTTGAAGCTGCAGCAGAAGAAGGCGAAGCTGTTATATAG
- the LOC108471236 gene encoding nascent polypeptide-associated complex subunit beta-like isoform X1, which yields MNVERLQKMAGAVRTGGKGSMRRKKKAVHKTTTTDDKRLQSTLKRIGVNAIPAIEEVNIFKDDAVIQFLNPKVQASIAANTWVVSGSPQTKKLQDILPGIINQLGPDNLDNLRKLAEQFQKQAPAATGIGTGVTTTQEEEDEEVPDLVPGETFEAAAEEGEAVI from the exons ATGAATGTGGAGAGGCTCCAGAAAATGGCTGGTGCAGTCCGCACTGGTGGGAAGGGTAGCATGAGAAG GAAGAAAAAGGCTGTCCACAAGACAACTACGACTGATGACAAACGGTTACAGAGCACCCTCAAGAGAATAGGAGTGAATGCGATTCCTGCAATTGAGGAAGTCAACATATTCAAGGATGACGCTGTTATCCAGTTTCTTAATCCAAAAG TTCAAGCTTCTATCGCTGCCAACACCTGGGTTGTTAGTGGTTCTCCTCAGACAAAGA AATTGCAGGATATTCTCCCTGGAATCATCAACCAGTTGG GGCCAGATAATTTGGACAACTTAAGAAAATTGGCAGAGCAATTCCAGAAGCAGGCACCTGCTGCTACCGGTATTGGTACTGGTGTAACCACCACTCAAGAAGAGGAGGACGAGGAGGTACCAGATCTTGTACCTGGTGAGACCTTTGAAGCTGCAGCAGAAGAAGGCGAAGCTGTTATATAG